In a genomic window of Flavobacterium sp. KACC 22761:
- a CDS encoding RNA polymerase sigma factor has product MKTSTLLFDVVDDNTLWNKLKDGDEKSFSMLFERYYADLVRYGNSLSPFEEKVQDCIQDVFTDIWIYRDTLQNSVVVKAYLLSSVRKRIARLHERDHIFRKTTSTDSVAFLLEFSVDHELLDEADDDAKEKIIHLNKLLNELPARQKEALYLRYHQGLSVEQIAEMLDVNYQSASNLLHRGLMSLRKDWKGSFGLFLLLSASSF; this is encoded by the coding sequence ATGAAGACTTCTACTTTACTATTTGATGTTGTTGACGATAACACGCTTTGGAACAAATTGAAAGATGGTGATGAAAAATCATTTTCAATGTTGTTCGAAAGATATTATGCCGATTTAGTTCGATATGGAAATTCGCTTTCTCCATTTGAGGAAAAGGTGCAAGATTGTATTCAGGACGTTTTTACAGATATTTGGATTTATCGCGATACACTTCAAAATTCGGTTGTTGTAAAAGCATATTTATTGTCGAGTGTGCGAAAACGCATTGCACGTTTGCATGAGCGCGATCATATCTTTCGAAAAACAACAAGCACAGATTCTGTTGCTTTTCTTCTTGAATTTTCGGTTGATCATGAACTTTTAGACGAAGCTGATGACGATGCGAAGGAAAAAATTATTCACTTGAACAAACTGTTGAATGAATTACCGGCGCGACAGAAAGAAGCTTTATATCTTCGTTATCATCAAGGTCTTAGTGTAGAACAAATTGCAGAAATGTTAGATGTTAATTATCAGTCTGCTAGCAATTTGTTGCATCGCGGTTTGATGAGTCTTCGCAAGGATTGGAAAGGCAGTTTTGGCTTATTTCTTCTGCTATCTGCAAGCAGTTTTTAG
- a CDS encoding T9SS type A sorting domain-containing protein — protein MIKNYLLLLVLCIFSSVNSQTITIPDVDFKAKLLEADVTNDIAKDNNQKNIKIDSNGDGEIQESEALEVRFLKITFTKAVSLEGIKKFTNLWDLQCSKNQLTSLDVSNLPNLTAVSCYDNMLTSINLSGSNKILELNCSSNFLTDLNLTGLTKLFRLEFYSNSVENLDLSNLPELLFLECDGNRLKNLDLSGNPKLVFLSCANNEISNLDLLDLKLVNLFVSGNKLSALNLDNKTELQALNFENNPLLDIELGKLNMPNLKILVCGGTATTKFDISKFKNLTMLSCDGLNLEELDLTNHKFIEYLWCSNNKFKKLDVSNLSNLKSFYFDWNPLLETVFMKNGSIENEISMNETPNLKYICADDDQLSEVQSIVSYYNYNNCLVNSYCSFEPGGENYSIQLTNRNDLNNNGCDALDIPASFLKFKIDDGVKAGNFISNEAGKYDVKVSAGNYKVTPVFENPSYFSISPTSTQVEFPTVSSPFQQDFCVKAVGVHNDLEITFLPIWPSRPGFAARYKIVYKNKGNVAQSGTISLAFDDSVLDLTGANPLVSTTASNKISWNFTNLKPFESRQILLNFNINAPTDIPAVNNGDILSYVATITSFATDELPIDNTFSYNETVVGSYDPNDKTCLEGNIVTPSLIGEYVHYMIRFENTGTYMAQNIVVKDLIDLSKFDISTLVPTSSSHSYTTKISDGNKVEFIFENINLPFNSVNRNGYIAFKIKTLPTLKVGDTFANEANIYFDYNFPILTNKATSTFKALGIQDFEFSKYFNIHPNPVKDVLNINSNIEMEKQAIYVYDALGQLVISVPHAEKVSNIDVSRLQAGNYILKIKSDKGISAVKFIKN, from the coding sequence ATGATCAAGAACTACTTGCTATTACTGGTACTGTGTATTTTTTCCTCAGTAAATTCCCAAACAATTACTATTCCTGACGTTGATTTTAAGGCTAAACTTCTAGAAGCGGATGTTACTAATGATATTGCCAAAGATAATAATCAAAAAAATATCAAAATTGATTCAAACGGAGATGGCGAGATTCAGGAAAGCGAAGCATTAGAAGTGCGTTTTTTAAAGATAACGTTTACTAAAGCAGTTAGTCTAGAAGGGATTAAAAAGTTTACTAATTTATGGGATTTGCAATGTAGCAAAAATCAATTGACAAGTTTAGATGTAAGCAATTTGCCAAATTTAACAGCAGTTTCGTGCTATGATAATATGCTGACTTCGATAAATTTGAGTGGCTCAAATAAAATACTTGAATTAAATTGTTCAAGTAATTTTTTGACAGATTTAAATTTAACAGGATTAACTAAGCTCTTTAGGCTTGAATTTTATAGTAATTCTGTTGAAAATTTAGATCTTTCGAATTTACCTGAATTACTTTTTTTAGAGTGTGATGGCAATAGGTTAAAAAATCTAGATTTGAGTGGAAACCCCAAATTAGTATTTTTAAGTTGTGCAAATAATGAAATTTCGAACTTAGATTTATTAGATTTAAAACTTGTTAATTTATTTGTAAGTGGAAATAAGCTATCAGCACTAAATTTAGATAATAAAACCGAACTCCAAGCACTGAATTTTGAAAACAACCCATTATTAGATATTGAACTTGGCAAGCTAAATATGCCAAATTTGAAGATTTTGGTGTGCGGTGGTACTGCTACAACGAAATTTGATATTTCAAAGTTCAAAAACCTAACAATGTTATCTTGCGATGGGTTAAATTTGGAGGAATTAGATCTTACAAATCATAAATTTATAGAGTATTTGTGGTGTAGCAATAATAAATTTAAAAAATTGGATGTAAGCAATTTATCAAATCTAAAATCGTTTTATTTTGATTGGAATCCATTGTTAGAAACTGTTTTTATGAAAAATGGAAGCATTGAAAATGAGATATCTATGAATGAAACACCAAATTTAAAATACATTTGCGCAGATGATGATCAGTTGTCTGAAGTTCAAAGCATTGTGTCTTACTATAATTATAATAATTGTTTGGTTAATTCTTATTGTTCTTTTGAACCAGGAGGAGAGAATTATTCAATTCAGTTGACAAATCGTAATGATTTGAATAATAATGGCTGTGATGCTTTGGATATTCCAGCTTCTTTCTTAAAATTCAAAATTGATGATGGCGTCAAAGCAGGAAATTTTATAAGTAATGAAGCAGGAAAGTATGATGTAAAAGTTTCGGCAGGAAATTATAAAGTTACTCCAGTTTTTGAAAATCCAAGCTACTTTTCAATTTCTCCAACTTCAACCCAAGTTGAGTTTCCAACGGTTTCAAGCCCATTTCAACAGGATTTTTGTGTCAAAGCAGTAGGAGTTCATAATGACTTAGAAATTACATTTTTGCCAATTTGGCCATCGAGGCCTGGTTTTGCCGCTAGATACAAAATTGTGTATAAAAATAAAGGAAATGTTGCCCAATCGGGGACAATTAGTTTAGCATTTGATGATTCCGTTCTTGATTTAACTGGTGCAAATCCTTTAGTTTCGACAACCGCATCAAATAAAATTTCATGGAATTTCACTAATTTAAAGCCTTTTGAATCGAGACAAATTTTACTAAATTTTAATATAAACGCTCCAACTGATATTCCAGCAGTAAATAATGGCGATATTCTTTCTTATGTTGCAACCATAACTTCTTTTGCAACAGATGAATTGCCTATTGATAATACTTTTTCATATAATGAAACTGTTGTTGGCTCTTATGATCCAAATGATAAAACCTGTCTTGAAGGAAATATTGTTACTCCAAGTTTGATAGGTGAATATGTTCATTATATGATTCGTTTTGAAAATACAGGAACTTATATGGCTCAAAATATTGTAGTTAAGGATTTGATTGATCTTTCAAAATTTGATATTTCGACTTTGGTTCCTACTAGTTCAAGCCATTCTTATACGACAAAAATTTCTGATGGAAATAAAGTCGAATTTATTTTCGAAAATATAAATCTTCCTTTTAATAGTGTCAATCGAAATGGGTATATCGCCTTTAAAATCAAAACATTGCCAACTTTAAAAGTTGGTGACACTTTTGCAAATGAAGCTAATATTTATTTTGATTACAATTTCCCTATTTTAACCAATAAAGCGACTTCAACATTTAAGGCGTTGGGAATACAAGACTTTGAGTTTTCTAAATATTTTAATATTCATCCAAATCCTGTAAAAGATGTTTTAAATATCAATTCAAATATTGAAATGGAGAAACAAGCGATTTATGTTTATGATGCGCTAGGACAATTAGTAATTTCTGTTCCACATGCTGAGAAGGTTTCAAATATTGATGTTTCGAGACTTCAGGCTGGAAATTATATTTTAAAAATAAAATCAGATAAAGGAATTTCAGCCGTGAAATTTATTAAAAACTAA
- a CDS encoding SusC/RagA family TonB-linked outer membrane protein, protein MKKPVGKQRLLHRIMKITLFQFVLALIFSSVTMANSVNGQKKLDTKVTITVENLTLDNALSKIEKSAQVKFSYNSRLPQLNQKVSIEANQETLSSILNRILLPFNITFSEVSNQIVLQKSVSEDSFSSTANHDALSNIFTAGPIIKGKVTDVTGNPLPGATVLAKGTKIAVLTDFDGNFSIEMPVNSTVLVISYVGMETKEIGTSNTSPTIVLTELGQNLKEVVVTTGYEKTSKRTFTGAISKISGNELKIDGVVDVSRMIEGKAAGVTVQNVTGTFGTAPKITVRGSSSIFGDTKPLWVIDGVVQEDIINLTFADLASGNSETLLSSSVAGLNANDIQSIEILKDASATSIYGSRSLNGVVVVNTKQGRRDSPLKISYSVEQTARTVPNYSQYDILNSQESMSIFKEMEAKGYLDLPSTVNGRYGGAYNLLGRAINTYNPETGTYLVNNDPVSRNNFLKKYELANTDWFGTLFRPSLTQNHSLSFSGGGKNNTFYASLGYYTDPGWTIADDVKQLSSNIKGTFFINDKLNVTLSTLASVRDQGAPGSYESEKDMVFGKVTRDFDINPFNYVLNTSRTLRPYDENGNLEYYRNNWAPMNIINELANNFMEINVKDVRFQLDLEYKINPHWTYNLTGSARYANTTREHKILENSNVVGAYNAMENTLVRDENIFLYQDPNDLTAPKVSVLPNGGFLRKFTNDMTSYNMRNSVSYRNTFNEKHELEGFFGTEMRAIDRTSDNFVAAGIQYDRGMTAFTDPRLLEKIINAGDSYYGFNEEKERTVGFFGKVGYTYDRRYTASVTGRYDGSNRQGDSGSSRWLPTYTFSGKWNLSEEKFMKNVESVNNLSLRGSYGLTATAGPATNSLAIYKSFITDRLNLDDRETGIRIDELQNGDLTWEKQYETNIGLDLGMFRNRISFTTDVYRRKAFDLVDYVVTSGIGGQRIKQGNNANMETKGLEIGFTTRNIVADKFKWSTTLNFSVYDQKITKLENKPTTFDLIDGNGGNTVGHPRNSLYSYQFTGLNEQGLPTFIMPEGETDNITGADFQDNKDVTKYLKYEGSIEPNKSIGLANTFTYKDWSLYIFFVGSGGNKVRLNPVYDSSYDDLTVFTKDFTNRWINPGDEEFTNVPVIADKRLNANYGGERTLARAYNTYNYSDVRIASGDFVRLKNISLGWEFPRDFKKKIGVSTFNLKASAVNPWLVYSDKKLNGQDPEFRNSGGVALPVTSQYTFTLNISL, encoded by the coding sequence ATGAAAAAACCAGTTGGTAAACAACGATTACTCCATCGAATCATGAAAATAACACTATTTCAGTTTGTCTTAGCACTTATATTTTCAAGTGTTACTATGGCAAACAGTGTAAATGGACAAAAAAAATTAGATACTAAAGTTACCATTACAGTTGAGAATTTGACTTTAGACAATGCTTTATCTAAAATTGAAAAGTCGGCACAGGTAAAATTTTCTTATAACTCAAGATTACCTCAGTTAAACCAAAAAGTTAGCATCGAGGCCAATCAAGAAACGCTTTCAAGTATCTTGAACAGAATTTTATTGCCTTTTAATATTACTTTTTCTGAAGTAAGCAATCAAATTGTTTTGCAAAAAAGTGTATCTGAAGATTCATTTTCAAGCACAGCAAATCACGACGCTTTATCAAATATATTTACGGCGGGGCCAATTATAAAAGGAAAAGTGACTGATGTGACGGGAAACCCGCTTCCTGGCGCAACAGTATTGGCTAAAGGAACCAAAATTGCAGTTTTGACAGATTTTGATGGAAATTTTTCTATCGAAATGCCAGTAAATAGCACAGTTTTAGTGATTTCTTATGTTGGTATGGAGACAAAAGAAATTGGAACTTCTAATACTTCGCCAACCATTGTTTTGACAGAATTAGGTCAAAACTTGAAAGAAGTAGTAGTAACAACAGGTTATGAAAAAACATCTAAAAGAACTTTTACAGGAGCAATCAGTAAAATTTCTGGAAATGAGTTAAAAATAGATGGAGTAGTTGACGTAAGCCGAATGATCGAAGGAAAAGCTGCCGGAGTTACAGTTCAAAATGTCACGGGGACTTTTGGTACAGCGCCAAAAATTACAGTTCGTGGTTCGTCTTCAATTTTTGGAGATACAAAACCATTGTGGGTAATTGACGGTGTGGTACAAGAGGACATTATTAATTTAACATTTGCCGACTTGGCATCTGGAAATTCTGAAACTTTATTAAGCTCATCTGTTGCCGGTTTGAATGCAAATGACATTCAAAGCATTGAAATTCTTAAAGATGCATCGGCTACGTCAATTTATGGTTCAAGATCACTAAATGGAGTAGTGGTCGTTAATACCAAACAAGGAAGAAGAGATTCTCCTCTAAAAATAAGCTATTCAGTCGAGCAAACTGCGAGAACAGTACCAAATTACAGTCAGTACGATATCTTGAATTCGCAGGAATCAATGAGTATTTTCAAAGAAATGGAAGCAAAAGGATATCTTGATTTGCCATCGACAGTAAATGGAAGATATGGTGGAGCATACAACCTTTTAGGCAGAGCAATCAATACGTACAATCCTGAAACAGGAACTTATTTGGTAAATAATGATCCTGTAAGCCGCAATAATTTCTTGAAGAAATATGAATTGGCAAATACAGATTGGTTTGGCACTTTGTTCAGGCCTTCTTTGACTCAAAACCACTCTTTGAGTTTTTCTGGCGGAGGAAAAAATAACACGTTTTATGCTTCTTTAGGCTATTATACAGATCCAGGATGGACAATTGCCGATGACGTTAAACAGCTTTCTTCAAATATTAAAGGAACATTTTTCATCAATGACAAATTAAATGTTACGTTATCTACACTTGCTTCAGTTCGTGATCAAGGCGCGCCTGGAAGTTATGAAAGCGAAAAAGACATGGTTTTTGGAAAAGTAACGCGTGATTTTGACATCAATCCGTTCAATTATGTTTTAAATACCAGCAGAACGCTTAGGCCTTATGATGAAAACGGAAATTTAGAATATTACAGGAACAATTGGGCACCAATGAATATCATCAATGAATTGGCAAACAATTTTATGGAGATTAATGTAAAAGATGTTCGTTTTCAATTGGATTTGGAGTATAAAATAAATCCGCATTGGACTTATAATTTGACTGGTTCTGCGCGTTATGCAAACACCACTCGTGAGCACAAAATTTTAGAAAATTCTAACGTAGTTGGTGCTTATAATGCAATGGAAAATACGCTTGTAAGAGATGAAAATATCTTTTTATACCAAGATCCAAATGATTTGACAGCACCAAAAGTTTCGGTATTGCCAAATGGAGGTTTCTTAAGAAAATTTACAAACGACATGACTTCTTATAATATGAGAAACAGTGTTAGTTATAGAAATACATTCAATGAAAAACATGAATTAGAAGGTTTCTTCGGAACAGAAATGAGAGCAATTGATAGAACGAGCGATAATTTTGTTGCAGCAGGAATTCAATATGACAGAGGAATGACGGCTTTTACAGATCCGAGATTATTGGAAAAAATCATCAACGCTGGAGATTCATATTATGGTTTTAATGAAGAGAAAGAAAGAACAGTTGGTTTCTTCGGAAAAGTAGGATATACGTACGATCGTCGTTATACAGCTTCGGTTACAGGACGTTATGATGGTTCAAACAGACAAGGAGACAGTGGTTCATCAAGATGGCTTCCAACTTATACTTTCAGTGGAAAATGGAATCTTTCTGAAGAAAAGTTCATGAAAAATGTTGAATCTGTAAACAATTTAAGTTTAAGAGGTTCTTATGGTTTGACTGCAACTGCTGGTCCTGCAACAAATTCATTAGCAATCTATAAAAGTTTTATTACAGATCGTTTAAATCTAGACGACAGAGAAACTGGAATCAGAATTGACGAATTGCAAAATGGAGATTTGACTTGGGAAAAACAATACGAAACCAACATAGGTCTTGATCTTGGGATGTTCCGCAACAGAATTTCATTTACAACCGATGTATATCGCCGTAAAGCGTTTGATTTGGTTGATTATGTTGTGACTTCAGGCATTGGAGGACAAAGAATAAAACAAGGAAATAATGCCAATATGGAGACAAAAGGTCTTGAAATTGGTTTTACAACAAGAAATATTGTTGCAGATAAATTCAAGTGGTCAACAACGCTTAATTTCTCTGTTTACGACCAAAAAATCACAAAATTGGAAAACAAGCCAACTACTTTTGACTTGATTGACGGAAACGGAGGAAATACCGTTGGTCATCCAAGAAATTCATTGTATTCATACCAATTTACAGGTCTGAATGAACAAGGTTTGCCAACTTTTATTATGCCAGAAGGAGAAACAGATAATATTACTGGAGCTGATTTTCAGGATAATAAAGACGTTACAAAATACTTGAAATATGAAGGTTCAATTGAGCCGAATAAATCTATTGGTCTTGCGAATACGTTCACATATAAAGATTGGTCATTATATATCTTTTTTGTTGGTTCAGGCGGAAACAAAGTGCGTTTAAATCCGGTTTACGATAGTTCGTATGATGATTTAACCGTATTTACGAAAGATTTTACAAACAGATGGATCAATCCAGGTGATGAAGAATTTACAAATGTTCCTGTAATTGCAGACAAACGATTGAATGCAAATTACGGTGGAGAGCGTACGCTTGCAAGAGCTTACAATACGTATAATTATTCTGATGTTAGAATTGCAAGTGGTGATTTTGTGCGATTGAAAAATATTTCATTAGGCTGGGAGTTTCCTCGTGATTTCAAGAAAAAAATCGGTGTGAGCACTTTTAATTTAAAAGCATCTGCAGTGAATCCTTGGTTGGTTTATTCAGATAAAAAACTAAACGGACAAGATCCTGAGTTTAGAAATTCTGGTGGTGTTGCGTTGCCAGTTACGTCTCAATATACTTTTACTCTAAACATTTCATTATAA
- a CDS encoding RagB/SusD family nutrient uptake outer membrane protein, which yields MKKIKITLFLLVLLSITSCDDFLSEKPDNRTEIDTPEKISELLVNAYPQDSYFDFAETMSDNVFDSGLANTLRKNEQNYNWEIQSETDTDSQAAYWDACYRAIAHANKALVAIEELGSPKSLNPQKGEALLARAYSHFMLVSFWSQRYNPATADKDLGIPYVTKPETALITKYTRNTMAEVFDFIQKDIEEGLPLLTNDYKEPKFHFNKEAGKAFASRFYLIKGNWDRVIELSNDLGSRPVGKLRDYASYLANDFQTQNMRYAKSDEATNLLIASPESYYARASYGGSNAYRFFLAGNKTEEIIGTQTNIFGKPWYYLIYSRNSFITAFVPKFYEYFKYSNVTANIGNGYLAQVLLSNDEFFLNRIEAHVMKGQITEANAELEYFLSTRTNGYNATTDKLTQAKIVAKYPVIDNEFTPFYALTPVQTSYIKALAETRRRDFIHEGMRWFDVKRFNIVVKHETINKPTNTLAKDDKRRAIQIPLHASSNGIESNPR from the coding sequence ATGAAAAAGATAAAAATAACTTTATTTCTATTAGTACTTCTAAGTATTACTAGTTGTGATGATTTTCTTTCTGAAAAGCCAGATAACAGAACCGAAATAGATACTCCCGAAAAAATCTCTGAATTATTAGTTAACGCTTATCCGCAGGATAGTTATTTCGACTTTGCTGAAACAATGTCTGATAATGTTTTTGACAGCGGTTTGGCTAATACATTGAGAAAAAATGAGCAAAACTACAATTGGGAAATCCAAAGCGAGACAGATACAGACAGTCAAGCCGCATATTGGGATGCTTGCTATAGAGCGATTGCTCATGCAAACAAAGCATTGGTTGCAATTGAAGAATTAGGAAGCCCAAAAAGTCTGAATCCGCAAAAAGGAGAAGCATTGTTAGCAAGAGCGTATTCGCATTTCATGCTGGTTTCTTTCTGGTCACAACGATACAATCCAGCAACAGCCGATAAAGATTTGGGAATTCCGTATGTAACAAAACCAGAAACGGCTTTGATTACAAAATATACAAGAAACACAATGGCTGAAGTTTTTGATTTTATTCAGAAAGATATTGAAGAAGGTTTGCCATTATTGACAAATGATTATAAAGAGCCAAAATTTCATTTTAATAAAGAGGCCGGAAAAGCGTTTGCAAGCCGTTTTTATTTGATAAAAGGAAATTGGGATCGTGTGATTGAGTTGTCTAATGATTTAGGTTCAAGACCCGTTGGGAAATTAAGAGATTACGCTTCATACTTGGCAAATGACTTCCAGACTCAAAACATGCGTTATGCAAAAAGCGACGAAGCGACAAATTTATTGATTGCTTCACCAGAATCGTATTATGCAAGAGCTTCTTATGGCGGGTCTAACGCGTATCGCTTTTTTCTTGCGGGAAACAAAACAGAAGAAATCATTGGTACGCAGACAAATATTTTTGGGAAACCTTGGTATTATCTAATTTATTCTCGAAACAGTTTCATTACGGCTTTTGTGCCAAAATTCTATGAATATTTCAAGTACAGCAACGTGACGGCAAACATCGGAAATGGATATTTAGCCCAAGTTCTATTGAGCAATGACGAATTTTTCTTGAACAGAATTGAAGCGCATGTAATGAAAGGACAAATTACAGAAGCAAATGCCGAATTGGAATATTTTCTTTCAACAAGAACCAATGGTTATAATGCGACGACAGATAAATTGACACAAGCAAAAATTGTTGCAAAATATCCTGTAATCGACAATGAATTTACTCCATTTTATGCGTTGACGCCAGTTCAAACTTCTTATATCAAAGCACTTGCAGAAACTAGAAGAAGAGATTTTATTCACGAAGGAATGAGATGGTTTGATGTAAAACGATTCAATATCGTTGTAAAACATGAAACGATCAATAAACCGACAAATACGCTTGCAAAAGATGATAAACGTAGAGCAATCCAAATTCCGCTTCACGCTTCAAGCAACGGTATTGAGTCAAATCCTAGATAA
- a CDS encoding putative zinc-binding metallopeptidase gives MKLSKYNKIAGLFLLIISLVSCAHEEQPGESQLDFTQPQKTALDNWITTNYLIPYNINVQYKWNQNTVDNNRYLFPPLTEKVQPALEIVQKIWLDSYRVIGGADFVKKVAPREFVLVGGVNLNTVGTKTLGLAEGGQRVTLFETDYVDKEDRENIKQFLHTIQHEYVHILNQNKPFDEKTWATITPVGYTASWHLYTDAASREIGFITNYARSNINEDFAEMASMMLINSKAEYAAILAGIKSTTAVAQLKAKEALVVKYYKDAYNIDFYALRDEAEKNTNAVINN, from the coding sequence ATGAAATTATCAAAATATAACAAAATAGCAGGGTTGTTTCTATTAATCATATCACTTGTTTCTTGTGCTCATGAAGAGCAGCCGGGAGAAAGTCAATTAGATTTTACGCAACCACAAAAAACAGCTTTAGATAATTGGATTACAACAAATTATTTGATTCCGTACAACATTAATGTGCAGTACAAGTGGAACCAAAATACGGTTGATAATAACCGTTATTTATTTCCTCCTTTGACAGAAAAAGTGCAACCAGCTCTAGAAATCGTTCAGAAAATCTGGCTGGACAGTTACAGAGTAATTGGTGGAGCCGATTTTGTAAAAAAAGTGGCTCCAAGAGAATTTGTTTTAGTTGGAGGCGTGAACTTGAATACAGTTGGTACAAAAACACTTGGTTTAGCAGAAGGTGGCCAGCGCGTTACACTTTTTGAAACCGATTATGTAGATAAAGAGGATAGAGAAAACATCAAACAATTTCTGCATACAATTCAGCACGAATATGTTCATATTTTAAATCAAAACAAGCCTTTTGACGAAAAAACATGGGCAACGATCACTCCGGTTGGTTATACGGCAAGCTGGCATTTATATACAGACGCAGCGTCTAGAGAAATTGGCTTTATTACCAATTATGCAAGAAGCAATATCAACGAAGATTTTGCTGAAATGGCGTCAATGATGCTAATTAATTCTAAAGCGGAATACGCAGCAATTTTAGCTGGAATTAAAAGCACTACTGCAGTTGCGCAACTAAAAGCGAAAGAAGCTCTTGTGGTTAAGTATTATAAAGATGCTTACAATATAGATTTCTATGCATTGCGAGACGAGGCTGAAAAAAATACTAACGCTGTAATAAACAACTAA
- a CDS encoding FecR family protein has protein sequence MQKRNTYTQIEDFLSDESFQSWILLKVDQDGWEEWTLENLERAKLVEDARHLLLAMQIPDSDLERSDIQKALQKTWLKIEEKENEILFSKNADTKFFKNYFFTGVAASLFFCFISVWYYKNYMTADNIVTYKELIAENSEGLVEQTNNSNNPQIITLSDGSSVLLQPNSKLSYPKIFTGNERKVYLSGEGFFEISKNPKKPFFVYANEIVTKVVGTSFRVKAFYDQPDVEVLVRTGKVKVKSNDLVAKSNQEEVVLLPNQALRFFRNEQKFNKITNITQDKELVQSAGNIEQLSFEFSDIPVSQIFETIEQAYQVKIDYPKNKLKDCHLTTSLSDQPLPEKLKIVCKSISATTNFEMNGNQIIITSEGCN, from the coding sequence ATGCAAAAACGTAACACATATACTCAAATTGAAGACTTCTTGTCTGACGAATCTTTCCAATCCTGGATTTTGCTTAAAGTGGATCAAGATGGTTGGGAGGAATGGACTTTAGAAAACTTAGAACGCGCCAAATTGGTAGAAGATGCTAGGCATTTACTACTGGCAATGCAAATTCCTGATTCAGATTTAGAAAGATCTGATATTCAAAAAGCACTTCAAAAGACATGGCTGAAAATCGAAGAAAAAGAAAATGAAATTCTATTCAGCAAAAATGCCGATACTAAGTTTTTCAAAAACTATTTTTTTACAGGAGTTGCGGCCAGTTTATTCTTCTGCTTCATTTCAGTTTGGTATTATAAAAACTACATGACGGCAGACAATATTGTCACTTATAAGGAACTGATAGCCGAAAATAGTGAAGGATTAGTGGAGCAGACTAACAATTCCAATAATCCGCAAATTATCACATTATCTGACGGTAGTTCTGTTTTATTACAGCCAAATAGTAAATTAAGTTATCCTAAAATCTTTACCGGTAACGAAAGAAAGGTGTATTTATCCGGCGAAGGTTTCTTTGAAATTAGTAAAAATCCTAAAAAGCCTTTTTTCGTTTACGCAAATGAGATTGTCACAAAAGTTGTTGGAACTAGTTTTAGAGTTAAAGCTTTTTATGATCAGCCAGATGTTGAAGTTTTAGTGCGCACCGGTAAAGTGAAGGTAAAATCTAATGATTTGGTTGCCAAATCGAATCAGGAGGAAGTGGTGCTTCTTCCAAATCAGGCGCTTCGTTTTTTCAGAAATGAGCAGAAATTTAATAAAATAACAAATATTACGCAAGACAAAGAATTGGTTCAGAGCGCAGGCAATATTGAACAATTGAGTTTTGAGTTTAGTGATATTCCGGTTTCTCAAATCTTTGAAACCATTGAACAAGCTTATCAAGTCAAAATCGATTATCCTAAAAATAAATTGAAAGACTGTCATTTGACCACTTCGCTCAGCGATCAGCCGTTGCCAGAAAAACTTAAGATTGTCTGTAAAAGTATCAGCGCCACGACGAATTTTGAAATGAATGGAAATCAAATCATTATAACTTCTGAAGGTTGCAATTAA